Proteins encoded in a region of the Hypomesus transpacificus isolate Combined female chromosome 17, fHypTra1, whole genome shotgun sequence genome:
- the cysltr2a gene encoding cysteinyl leukotriene receptor 2 — translation MTGDTRYFPNMTESDRVQNQACNCSIDEFKRAVFPVAYLLIFFMGLTANCASLWVFLRMCSKGRRFTTVNLYMVNLLVSDLMLVCTLPLRAAYYLLDSHWPFGDIACRLASYVFYINMYGSVYFLLALSVIRYMAVSHPFKFLSLDSGPCGWVGCVLIWVFVSLVSAPLLSSGIQEGEGGKMQCLELGKMGLDTMIILNSAALLVGFALPFVVISVCYMCVIRSLCRPRAGREGNRPSRRKSFALVGLGLLIFVVCFLPYHVVRTIFLEAEKNAQKDGCQDSCSGINGIRKAAVVTLCLAAGNSCLDPFLFFFVGENFRDICMRKGRRTGTLEIQAEAQELQVKN, via the exons ATGACAG gTGACACAAGATACTTTCCAAATATGACAGAGTCTGACAGAGTGCAGAATCAGGCGTGTAACTGTTCGATCGATGAATTCAAACGTGCGGTGTTCCCGGTTGCCTACTTGCTCATTTTCTTCATGGGCCTGACTGCTAACTGTGCTTCCCTTTGGGTCTTTCTGAGAATGTGCAGTAAAGGCAGAAGGTTTACCACGGTAAATCTGTACATGGTGAACCTGTTGGTGTCTGATCTCATGCTAGTGTGTACCCTGCCACTCAGGGCAGCATACTACCTGCTGGACTCTCATTGGCCCTTTGGGGACATTGCCTGTCGTCTGGCCTCCTATGTGTTCTACATCAACATGTACGGTTCGGTCTACTTTCTGCTGGCCTTGAGTGTCATTCGTTACATGGCTGTGTCTCACCCCTTCAAGTTCCTGAGTCTGGATAGTGGAccctgtgggtgggtggggtgtgtCCTCATCTGGGTCTTTGTGTCGCTGGTCTCAGCCCCTTTACTGAGCTCAGGGatccaggagggggagggagggaagatgcAATGCCTGGAACTCGGCAAAATGGGGCTCGACACAATGATCATCTTAAACAGTGCTGCCTTGTTGGTGGGCTTTGCCCTGCCGTTTGTTGTCATTTCTGTCTGCTACATGTGTGTGATACGTAGCCTGTGCCGGCCTAGGGCTGGCAGGGAGGGCAACAGACCCTCCAGACGAAAGTCTTTCGCCCTCGTTGGTCTTGGGCTCCTAATTTTTGTGGTCTGTTTTTTGCCATACCATGTGGTGAGAACTATCTTCTTGGAGGCTGAAAAAAATGCACAGAAAGACGGGTGTCAGGACTCCTGCAGTGGGATCAATGGTATTCGGAAGGCTGCCGTGGTTACGCTGTGTCTAGCTGCAGGGAATAGCTGCCTCGaccctttccttttcttttttgtggGAGAAAACTTCAGAGATATCTGCATGAGAAAAGGTCGGAGAACGGGAACTTTAGAAATACAAGCTGAGGCTCAAGAATTGCAAGTAAAAAATTAA
- the ccdc90b gene encoding coiled-coil domain-containing protein 90B, mitochondrial, with product MARIRHLATTLRSVSRQLQIASPWGPRRLRELHFTAPVAAYDMRKVELIPLEQRKLTFDSHAMVIELENNGFQKNQAELIVSALVTLTTSNMDIVYKDMVTSAHQEIALQQIMSHLDSIRKDMVILEKSEFANLRSENAKMKTELEHIRSRLLEESQKIRAEAKLDINLERSRVTDLFTDQENKLMEASTEFHRKNADIDHDTMETNKKIDLEVASLKTILESLKLETIRYLAASVFACLAITLGFYRLWR from the exons ATGGCCAGGATAAGGCACTTAGCAACTACTTTGCGGTCAGTTTCGCGGCAGCTACAAATTGCTAGTCCATGGGGACCACGACGCTTGAGag AGCTCCATTTTACGGCACCTGTTGCAGCttatgacatgagaaaagtggAGTTGATACCTCTCGAGCAAAGAAAGCTGACGTTTGACTCGCATGCCATGGTCATAGAGTTGGAAAACAACG GTTTTCAAAAGAATCAAGCAGAGCTCATAGTATCAGCACTAGTGACTCTGACAACGTCAAACATGGATATTGTATACAAGGACATGGTGACCTCAGCCCATCAG GAGATCGCGCTGCAGCAGATCATGTCGCACCTGGACTCCATCCGGAAGGACATGGTGATCCTGGAGAAGAGTGAGTTTGCCAACCTGCGCTCCGAGAATGCG AAAATGAAAACCGAACTGGAGCATATAAGAAGCAGATTACTG GAAGAGAGTCAGAAGATCAGAGCTGAGGCCAAGCTGGACATCAACCTAGAGAGAAGCAGAGTCAcagatctg TTTACCGACCAAGAGAACAAGCTGATGGAGGCCAGCACAGAGTTCCACAGGAAG AACGCAGACATAGATCACGACACCATGGAGACCAATAAGAAGATTGATCTGGAGGTGGCGTCCCTTAAAACCATCTTGGAGTCCCTGAAGCTGGAGACTATTCGCTACCTCGCAG CGTCTGTGTTTGCCTGTCTGGCCATAACTCTGGGGTTCTATCGTCTCTGGAGGTGA
- the LOC124479815 gene encoding ankyrin repeat domain-containing protein 42-like has product MSATKPSAISEQRTVCLSIHDAVRAGDVTALMSLTRSGSAVNVNDVDPDYSFTPLHLAAQDGRLECLHWLLWQGAEPSRQSPQGWTPAHLAAIRGQRACLEALIVNGVDLSVPDQRGCTPVHLASAHGHPDILQTLLRTGAEPDRASSTGWVPLHYAAFHGRLGCVQVLTRWSGSLDATDHNGNTPVHLAAAEGHVLCLKFLVLKGGGLARTLQARNNEGENPRDLAVRFLKHPVLQCLEELSQHTDSPEEEDEFPAHTAAFHGDLVTLRKLLECGTVNINETDQGGSTIMHKSSGQGHLTCLRWLVEMGADHRIKNNAGETPRDTAQRFGQLAAVRMLGQASSEEDDEGQVTGSRCCQETMTAAQRRQGRERARQRLEELKTQVEIARSNYRQLGGELEEPDKTDPEREAQSLLQDLQAQLERERERRERLETQLDDHRAQIRKLEQARRNAKVSKDIAPCLPIIEKKKTTKKKANVA; this is encoded by the exons ATGAGTGCTACAAAGCCATCAGCAA TCTCAGAGCAGAGaacggtctgtctgtctattcaCGATGCGGTCAGAGCCGGTGATGTCACGGCGCTGATGTCTTTAACGAGAAGCGGGTCAGCAGTTAACGTTAACGACGTGGACCCAGATTACAGCTTCACGCCCTTGCACTTGGCGGCTCAGGATGGCAGACTGGAG tgTCTCCATTGGCTGCTGTGGCAGGGGGCGGAGCCCTCGCGTCAGAGCCCTCAGGGCTGGACCCCGGCACACCTGGCCGCCATCAGAGGACAGAGGGCGTGTCTGGAG gCTCTGATAGTGAATGGGGTGGACTTGTCTGTCCCTGACCAGAGAGGCTGTACCCCGGTTCACCTTGCCTCCGCCCACGGCCACCCTGACATCCTGCAGACCTTGCTGAGGACTGGAGCG GAGCCGGACAGGGCATCCTCCACAGGCTGGGTGCCCCTGCACTACGCAGCCTTCCACGGCAGGCTGGGCTGTGTCCAGGTCCTCACCAGGTGGAGCGGCAGTCTGGACGCCACGGACCACAACGGAAACACACCTG TGCACCTGGCGGCTGCAGAGGGCCACGTGTTGTGTCTGAAGTTCCTGGTGTTGAAGGGAGGTGGTCTGGCCAGGACTCTGCAGGCTAGAAATAACGAGGGGGAAAATCCTCGAGACCTGGCTGTGAGGTTTCTCAAGCACCCTGTTCTCCAGTGTCTTGAGGAGCTGTctcaacacacagacagcccaGAAGAGGAAGATG AATTTCCGGCCCACACGGCAGCATTCCACGGAGACCTGGTCACCCTCCGGAAGCTTCTGGAGTGTGGAACCGTCAACATCAACGAGACAGACCAAGGAGGCTCCACAATCATGCACAAAT CCTCTGGGCAGGGTCACCTGACATGCCTGCGATGGCTTGTGGAGATGGGAGCCGACCATCGCATCAAGAACAACGCCGGGGAGACTCCCAGAGACACAGCTCAGAG GTTTGGTCAGTTAGCTGCTGTGAGAATGCTGGGGCAGGCCAGCTcagaggaggatgatgaaggtCAAGTGACGGGGAGCAGGTGCTGTCAGGAGACGATGACGGCGGCACAGAGAAGACAAGGACGAG AGAGGGCACGCCAGAGACTGGAAGAGCTGAAGACGCAGGTGGAGATAGCTCGGAGTAACTACCGACAGCTGGGTGGAGAGCTGGAAGAACCCGACAAGACGGACCCAGAGAGAGAAGCGCAGAG CCTCCTTCAGGACCTGCAGGCTCAGctagagagagaacgagagcgcAGAGAGAGGTTGGAGACCCAGCTAGACGATCACAGAGCGCAGATCAGAAAATTGGAGCAAGCCCGGAGGAATGCAAAGGTCTCTAAG GACATCGCCCCATGTCTTCCCATCAtcgagaaaaaaaagacaaccaAGAAAAAAGCGAATGTTGCATGA
- the pcf11 gene encoding pre-mRNA cleavage complex 2 protein Pcf11 produces MDCLVINCYVKENAGLVFDRTHTAKMDDDAAREDACGEYQSSLEDLTFNSKPHINMLTILAEENLHFAKDIVAIIEAQINKAPPAEKLPVLYLVDSIVKNVGGEYLAVFAKNLVSSFICVFEKVDENTRKSLFKLRSTWDEIFPLNKLYALDVRVNSHDPAWPIKPLAVNIHVNPRFIKPTEEAASPVPAPSPPAAPTPAPVPPPSEASITQEQLIRQQLLAKQKQLLELQHKKIELELEQTKAQLAANVVVTLPTAVKTPAHSIAAPKAPHTAPKQWVPPQAESKPPTRDPRLNRSGPPTPQPKEQPNSKRDVHNMGAPAHTPEKRAPEKCSRPEKARQPRKETEEKPKSKSPSPLAKGVLAKSKHSESENVKSADAGKKDPRLRKHVHEKGEAKEEEVVKEKKRCTEKKEKEEPGKAPELQKAARGKLVNGSISKHDRVETPESKSESKTGGNARTNARKRTRSRSRSRSPAPPSPKRKDRRSPKSRTRSSSTSPPPPSHKLSKARMSGGKHCHVEDSTQHGKGRDERATTKKGPSEPRRGKRSAEERHMEARDSLPSRVPHDSKDSKENSHRWKSGWEENKHLKLSEEAHGKAGPQRHKSFSGGQRPSTPRTPKPHRLSVDANLQIPEALTSASKRDLLRKASRRLENGEISNEDFLNVAHQIKQLFQYQEEKQRSDSWEGSSEDGLHFPNKKKTLLSTPGSAPQDNLSDAELSYFEHKSRLRRTQLSQRQGGEDWEGGEEGQEEMDPAAPPGGKAGGSRGAGHPSVPPFPRQPRDRLGKEPAEEEQQPPAAMREGSYNHGREFPRIKSLQGLRFRRRAHPRDSAGPDRLKNEMEWTSPLSERQREEQKSGYDAPRRYAGTPDPRRDDPPKHDRGPPKAGLVHRGSVSPSLPEGPTRKPPVGYERERLSPLEQLDSAGLSPVPRFESPNSEHSDDGPLESPRSILKPPSRVPLPRHTHSPGHTPPHVSEGGSAAPQRYDGPPKGHPSRYDGPGRPAYLPGRYEGGPGPGRYDGPGGSHGRYDNLHPHAHGRFDGPGRFDGPPMPHGPMRGGDPQGRYDGPPASQGHGRYDGPLGPQPARFESPGPRAGRFDGPMQPKRFDGPGRFDSPHMQPGRFEGPGGFQPTPMHFDGPSNQPGPVCFDAPGQQGPMRFDMPHFDGPSGHQGHRFCGPPGMQPPLRPGAPVYEPMANPAGGQQPSGFNMANQHFPEPHNPAFGGGQQHGFSGQPGGPQAGGFNVPSSSGFPNSFVQPGPSFYGPGGPGGGMNPPSQTGNMQPPMNMLPNLGQPPFLPQNPVPFNQPGPQFPESHFGQVDVNDLLTKLISTGIIKPAQTETAPSGTESAALPPAPPVVVEEEEEEEQEEDENLPDLTGFTIEDMKLRYDSVVTKLYTGIQCYSCGMRFTSSQTDVYADHLDWHYRLNRSEKDVSKKVTHRRWYYSLTDWIEFEEIADLEERAKSLFFEKVNEEVVQKTQEAAKEKEVQSVRAAADVVDESCEICQEQFEMYWEEEEEEWHLRDAIRVDDKTYHPSCFEDYKNTSSFPDASPSPTKLLTDHPLSAFVKDEEQPAPSCALLVKQEAEPEVGVASKEEEVQVKVEAGTETAAS; encoded by the exons ATGGACTGCCTGGTAATAAATTGTTATGTTAAAGAAAACGCCGGTTTAGTATTTGACCGAACACACACCGCAAAGATGGATGACGACGCGGCGAGGGAAGATGCCTGTGGAGAGTATCAATCCTCCCTCGAAGATTTGACATTCAACAGTAAACCTCACATCAATATGCTGACCATTCTGGCAGAGGAGAATCTGCACTTCGCCAAGGATATCGTCGCAATAATTGAAGCACAAATCAATAAG GCCCCACCTGCCGAGAAGCTTCCTGTTTTGTACTTAGTGGATTCCATAGTGAAGAATGTCGGAGGCGAATACCTTGCAGTGTTTGCTAAAAACCTAGTCTCTTCATTTATATGTGTTTTTGAAAAG GTGGATGAAAACACTAGGAAAAGTCTGTTCAAATTGCGCTCCACTTGGGATGAGATATTCCCTCTAAACAAACTCTATGCTTTGGATGTACGGGTGAATTCTCATGACCCGGCCTGGCCTATCAAACCACTGGCTGTCAACATTCACGTGAATCCTAGGTTCATAAAACCG ACCGAGGAGGCCGCTTCGCCCgtgcctgccccctccccccctgccgcACCCACCCCGGCCCCCGTGCCCCCCCCAAGCGAGGCAAGCATCACCCAGGAGCAGCTCATTAGACAGCAGCTGCTGGCCAAGCAGAAACAACTCCTGGAGCTGCAGCACAAGAAGATTGAGCTGGAGCTGGAACAGACCAAAGCACAGCTG gCTGCAAATGTAGTGGTGACGCTGCCTACAGCAGTTAAGACCCCAGCCCACAGTATAGCAGCGCCAAAGGCACCCCACACTGCTCCTAAGCAGTGGGTCCCCCCTCAAGCTGAGAGCAAACCACCCACAAGAGACCCGCGTCTAAACCGATCTGGCCCCCCCACCCCGCAGCCCAAAGAGCAGCCTAACAGCAAGCGAGACGTCCACAACATGGGAGCACCAGCCCACACGCCTGAGAAGAGGGCTCCAGAGAAGTGTAGCAGGCCGGAGAAAGCGAGACAGCCCAGGaaggagacggaggagaaaccAAAGTCCAAGTCTCCTTCTCCCTTGGCTAAAGGGGTGCTGGCTAAAAGCAAGCATTCAGAGTCTGAGAACGTGAAGTCGGCAGACGCCGGGAAGAAAGACCCCAGGCTGCGGAAACACGTCCACGAGAAGGGTGAAGctaaagaggaggaggtggtaaaggagaagaagagatgcactgagaagaaggagaaagaggagccAGGGAAAGCTCCGGAACTTCAGAAAGCAGCCAGGGGGAAGCTGGTCAACGGCTCCATCAGCAAACACGACCGCGTCGAGACCCCTGAGAGCAAGTCAGAGAGCAAGACCGGAGGGAACGCCAGGACCAACGCCCGGAAACGCACACGCTCCCGTTCCCGCTCGcgctcccccgcccctccctcccccaagaGGAAGGACAGGAGGTCACCCAAGTCCAGGACCAGGAGCTCCTccacttcccctcctcctccgtctcacAAGCTGAGCAAGGCCCGGATGTCTGGAGGCAAACACTGTCACGTGGAGGACTCCACCCAGCACGGGAAGGGCCGAGACGAGAGGGCCACAACCAAGAAGGGCCCGTCGGAGCCCAGGAGAGGGAAGCGCTCGGCGGAGGAGAGGCACATGGAGGCCAGGGACTCTCTGCCCTCCCGTGTTCCCCACGACAGCAAAGACAGCAAGGAGAACTCCCACAGGTGGAAGAGTGGATGGGAAGAGAACAAACA TCTGAAGTTGTCAGAGGAGGCTCATGGGAAGGCTGGTCCTCAGAGACACAAGTCCTTCTCTGGCGGCCAGAGACCCAGCACCCCTCGCACCCCCAAGCCTCACCGCCTCAGCGTGGACGCCAACCTGCAGATACCAGAGGCCCTCACCTCTGCCAGCAAGAGAGACCTGCTTAGGAAG GCCAGTAGACGTTTAGAGAATGGGGAGATCTCCAATGAGGACTTCCTGAACGTGGCCCACCAGATCAAGCAGCTGTTCCAGTACCAGGAGGAGAAGCAGCGGTCTGACTCCTGGGAGGGCTCCAGCGAGGACGGCCTGCACTTCCCCAACAAGAAGAAGACCCTGCTCTCCACCCCCGGCTCCGCCCCGCAGGACAACCTGTCAGACGCAGAGCTCAGCTACTTCGAACACAAGTCCCGCCTGAGAAGGACCCAGCTGTCCCAGCGCCAGGGGGGCGAGGACTGGGAGGGCGGGGAGGAGGGTCAGGAGGAGATGGACCCCGCCGCGCCCCCTGGGGGGAAGgcggggggcagcaggggggccgGCCACCCCTCGGTGCCCCCGTTCCCCAGGCAGCCCAGGGACAGGCTTGGGAAGGAGCCagcggaggaggagcagcagcccCCAGCTGCCATGAGGGAGGGATCATATAACCACGGCAGGGAGTTCCCCAGGATCAAGTCCCTGCAGGGCCTGCGCTTCAGGAGGAGGGCACACCCCAGGGACTCTGCTGGGCCAGACAGGCTCAAGA ACGAGATGGAGTGGACCTCCCCTCTGAGCGAGCGTCAGCGGGAGGAGCAGAAGAGCGGCTACGACGCGCCCAGGCGCTACGCCGGGACACCCGACCCCCGCCGTGACGATCCCCCCAAGCACGACCGGGGCCCTCCCAAGGCCGGCCTGGTCCACAGGGGCTCTGTCAGCCCCTCCCTGCCCGAGGGCCCCACCAGGAAGCCCCCGGTGGGGTACGAGAGAGAACGCCTCTCCCCCCTGGAGCAGCTGGACTCAGCCGGGCTCAGCCCCGTCCCCAGATTCGAGAGTCCCAACAGTGAGCACTCTGACGACGGGCCCCTGGAGTCCCCCAGGTCCATCCTCAAACCCCCCTCCAGAGTGCCCCTCCCCCGGCACACCCACTCCCCCGGTCACACCCCTCCGCATGTCTCCGAAGGGGGCTCGGCGGCCCCGCAGAGGTACGACGGGCCCCCCAAAGGCCACCCCTCCCGCTACGACGGCCCCGGAAGACCGGCTTACCTCCCAGGCCGCTACGAGGGCGGCCCCGGGCCAGGCCGCTATGACGGGCCAGGAGGCTCCCACGGTCGCTACGACAACCTTCACCCCCACGCTCACGGCAGGTTCGACGGCCCTGGGAGGTTCGACGGGCCCCCGATGCCCCACGGGCCCATGAGGGGAGGGGATCCGCAGGGCCGCTACGACgggcccccagcctcacaggGCCACGGCCGCTACGACGGGCCCCTGGGCCCACAGCCAGCCAGGTTCGAGAGCCCTGGCCCCAGAGCGGGGCGCTTCGACGGCCCCATGCAGCCCAAACGCTTCGATGGGCCGGGCAGATTTGACAGCCCACACATGCAGCCAGGCAGGTTTGAGGGACCCGGAGGGTTCCAGCCGACTCCCATGCACTTTGATGGGCCTTCGAACCAGCCGGGTCCAGTTTGCTTCGACGCACCCGGCCAGCAGGGACCCATGAGGTTCGACATGCCCCACTTCGACGGGCCCTCGGGGCACCAGGGACACCGGTTCTGCGGGCCCCCCGGCATGCAGCCTCCACTGCGACCGGGTGCCCCCGTCTACGAGCCCATGGCTAACCCAGCAGGGGGCCAGCAGCCCTCCGGGTTCAACATGGCCAACCAGCACTTCCCGGAGCCTCACAACCCTGCGTTCGGCGGCGGGCAGCAGCATGGCTTCTCAGGGCAGCCGGGGGGGCCCCAGGCTGGGGGGTTCAACGTGCCCTCCTCTTCAGGGTTCCCCAACTCCTTCGTCCAGCCCGGTCCTTCCTTCTACGGGCCCGGGGGCCCCGGAGGAGGCATGAACCCACCGTCCCAGACAGGAAACATGCAACCTCCG ATGAATATGCTGCCAAACCTGGGCCAGCCGCCTTTCCTACCACAAAACCCAGTGCCTTTCAACCAACCAG GTCCTCAGTTTCCGGAGAGTCACTTCGGTCAGGTGGATGTGAACGACTTGTTGACGAAACTAATCTCTACCGGCATCATCAAACCTGCTCAGACAGAGACCGCCCCCAGTGGAACCg AGTCGGCTGCACTGCCCCCGGCGCCTcctgtggtggtggaggaagaggaggaggaggagcaggaggaggatgagaaccTTCCAGACCTCACAGGCTTCACCATAGAGGACATGAAGCT GCGCTACGACAGCGTGGTGACCAAGCTCTACACCGGCATCCAGTGCTACTCATGCGGCATGCGCTTCACCTCGTCGCAGACGGATGTCTACGCTGACCACCTGGACTGGCACTACCGGCTGAACCGCTCGGAGAAGGACGTCAGCAAGAAGGTCACACACCGCCGCTGGTACTACAGCCTCACG GACTGGATCGAGTTTGAGGAGATCGCCGATCTGGAGGAGCGGGCGAAGAGCCTGTTCTTTGAGAAGGTCAACGAGGAAGTGGTGCAGAAGACCCAGGAAGCAGCAAAGGAGAAGGAGGTTCAGAGCGTGAGGGCGGCGGCTGACGTGGTGGACGAG TCCTGTGAGATCTGCCAGGAGCAGTTTGAGATgtactgggaggaggaggaggaggagtggcatCTGAGGGACGCCATCCGCGTCGACGACAAG ACATATCATCCTTCGTGTTTTGAAGATTACAAGAAT ACGTCCTCATTTCCAGACGCCTCTCCGTCTCCCACCAAGCTGCTCACCGACCACCCGCTGAGCGCCTTTGTGAAGGACGAGGAACAGCCGGCGCCCAGCTGTGCGCTCCTCGTCAAACAGGAAGCGGAGCCAGAGGTGGGCGTGGCTTCCAAGGAAGAGGAGGTTCAGGTTAAGGTGGAGGCAGGAACAGAAACGGCTGCTTCCTGA